The following are encoded in a window of Francisella tularensis subsp. tularensis genomic DNA:
- the infA gene encoding translation initiation factor IF-1: MAKEDCIEMEGVVLEVLPNTMFRVELENGRIVTAHISGKMRKNYIRILTGDKVVVKITPYDLTKGRIKFRSK; the protein is encoded by the coding sequence ATGGCGAAAGAAGATTGTATAGAAATGGAAGGCGTTGTTTTAGAAGTACTTCCAAACACAATGTTTAGAGTTGAACTTGAAAATGGACGTATAGTAACAGCTCATATCTCAGGTAAAATGAGAAAAAATTATATCCGTATATTAACAGGTGATAAAGTTGTAGTTAAAATTACTCCTTATGATTTAACAAAAGGTCGCATTAAGTTCCGCAGCAAATAA
- a CDS encoding DUF1634 domain-containing protein, with protein sequence MIKENVIYKSLKLNLFVAILFIIIGALNAFTGNYSITKNIISIGILLIIISPLLRIFLELIFFIKEKNYTYVLVCIILFVIIAISVVC encoded by the coding sequence ATGATTAAAGAAAATGTTATTTATAAAAGCTTAAAGTTAAATCTATTTGTAGCAATATTATTTATAATTATTGGTGCACTTAATGCTTTTACAGGAAATTATAGTATTACAAAAAATATCATAAGTATTGGTATTTTGTTGATAATAATTTCACCGTTATTAAGAATTTTTCTTGAGCTAATATTTTTTATAAAAGAGAAAAATTACACTTATGTGTTAGTGTGCATAATATTATTTGTAATAATAGCTATTAGTGTTGTTTGTTAG
- a CDS encoding LysO family transporter yields the protein MGEIININITSIIDHIVFILLLALMLIIGALLKLENISIKDLFKNKEALFIVILVIGLSISSAIFISFMTNIPLKQSIMISSGLGWYSLSVVLNTDFIGEYYGMITFMVDFLREVLVIVMVPLLRRYLSVELVGYAANTAMDFCLPVIRNNYGNKIVPLAITIGLILTIITPALLVLENIIL from the coding sequence CATTATTGATCATATAGTATTTATATTGTTATTAGCTCTAATGTTAATAATAGGCGCTTTACTCAAATTAGAAAATATTTCCATCAAAGATCTCTTCAAAAATAAAGAGGCCCTATTTATAGTTATTTTAGTTATTGGATTATCAATTAGTTCAGCAATATTTATAAGTTTTATGACTAATATTCCTCTTAAGCAAAGTATTATGATAAGTTCTGGTTTAGGCTGGTATTCATTATCCGTAGTGTTGAATACTGATTTTATTGGAGAATATTATGGAATGATTACATTCATGGTTGATTTCTTACGTGAAGTACTAGTCATCGTAATGGTCCCATTATTAAGGAGATATCTATCGGTTGAGTTAGTTGGTTATGCCGCTAATACTGCTATGGATTTTTGTCTTCCTGTAATTAGAAATAATTATGGCAATAAAATAGTACCACTAGCTATAACTATTGGGCTTATCCTTACAATAATAACACCTGCTTTATTAGTCTTAGAAAATATAATTCTTTAG